The segment CCCAAATAAAAAACTCGTAATCAGCAGAAAAACATACGGCATACTAACAGCTCCTTCGCACAAGCAACATGCGTTATTCTTGTTAATATCGTATCACCGCGTCTTCTATAACGGTATAAAATTTTGTATAATACAGTAAATACAAAATTTTATTAAGTATTATATAGGTTAACGTAATTATCTTCATTTTCAGCTACTTTCTGAAGGAGAATACTGAATAAAAGAAAGGTGGATAAATTCGATGGAAACCATTGTTAATAAAGTAATTGATGGAATTGACTTAAATCTATTGGACTTGTTGCAAAAAAACGCACAGCTCTCTAATGCAGAACTGGCTAAGCTTGTTAACTTGTCTCCACCTGCCACACATGCTCGCATTAAACGCTTGGAAAAAGAAGGGTTCATTGACAAGCAGGTTGCCATTCTTAACCATAACAAGCTGGGCTTTGATTTATTATGCTATATCTCTATCTCCACTAATATTCACCAGGAAGAGGCAATCGCAGAGCTTGAAGATGTCTTAAGCAAGATGGAGGAAATTTTGGAATGTCACTGTTTGACAGGCGAATATGATTACCTTTTAAAGGTTGCCAATAAAGACACAAGAGGATTAGAAAGCTTTATTAAAAAACTGAACAAGCTTGGTATTTCAAAAATCAATACTAGCCTTGCACTTAGGGAAATCAAGTCCTCCACTGTATTGCCCATTAAGTAATTTTTTTGGTACACCATGAGCCTTTAGTTTTTTAGCATAGCAAAGAGACCTCTTTATTATAGAGGCCTCTTTGCTTTTATTAAAAGGGATCACCAACAGCTTTTGCCGTAAAATGAAGTGCACAACCAAATTTAGATTGTTTAAAAACATTTTCAAGATGTTTTAACGCTTCCTGTGTAGAAAGCAATGTCTTCACTATGACTAGTACTTTTATTCTGCTGGTTTGCTCCACAGTTGTTGACACATAATTGTCCTCATATTCCGCAAAAAACTCTTTTACAAATCTGATTTGACCACAATAAAACTCAAAAGTATATTCGTTCATTTTATTATGCTGATTTCTCCGAATCACCAGAGCCAATATTGTTGTCAGCAGCAGCTTTGTTTGCTGCCATTACAAACGGAATATAAATGAGTGTCGAAACAGCCAAGCAGACAAATCCAACGACTAGTGCGAGCCAGTTTCCGCCAGTTCCTAGGAATGCAATCAGCGGCCCAGGTGTTGTCCACGGCACTGAATAAGCGATAGGCGGAATCAGTCCTGTAACAATAGCAGCATAGCCGATAATAATGTTTATAGCAGGAACCAATATAAACGGCAGGATTAAGATTGGGTTAAGCACGACAGGTAAACCGAAAATAACTGGTTCATTGATATTGAATAAACCTGGAGCTATGGAAAGCTTGCCAATATCTCGGTAATCCTTCCGTTTTGCGACAATAAATATCGCAATTAATAGACCTAAGGTCATACCCGAACCACCATAGTTAGCGAAGGCATCATTGATTGCCCATGTCACAGGATATGGAGCGCCCCATGCAGAACCATGCTCTGCCACATAGTTTAAATTCTCAAGACCTGCTTCAGCAAACATAGCCTCACGGATAGCAGCAATTGTATTAGGACCATGAATACCGAAAACCCATAAAAGGTTTGAAACAATTGCCAAAATGACAAGTGAAAAGATATTAGTGCCCAAATGCTTTAACGGTGTTTGAATGACAGCATAAATAAATTCATGCAAGCCTTTTGGATAAAAAGTATTAATAATAGCGTTTCCAATTGCGAACGCCACCGTAATAATAATGATCGGAATCAGCACCTTAAATGACCGTGCAACAGCAGGCGGGACAGATGCTGGCATATTTATCTGCAATTTCTTCGACTTGGAAAGCACACTGAAAAATTCCCCAACAAGCAAACCAACAATTATTGCTACGAAAAGCCCTTGTGCTCCCACCCATTGCGTTGTCAAGAAGCTTGTGCCTTCTACCGCAGTGTATGGCGGATAAATAATAAAGAAGGTGGACAATGCCGTTAAACCGCTCAGCAGTTCATCTGATTTAAGTGAGATGGCCATATTTCTTGCTACGAGAAAGACGATGAACATGGACAAAATGTTCGTTGATCCGTTTAGTACCGGAGAAAAAACGGATTGCAGGTCAGCTAAGCCTGGAAATAGCTTATGAAGAAATAATATTTTAGCGATAAATCCGTCTGGCGCCAAAACAGCAAAATTGAGCAAAACGATAAGTGAACCAGCAAGGGTAATCGGAAAAGATAAAATAAATGCATCCCGAATTGCTACAATATGCCGCTGTGAGTTCAATTTAGACGCAACAGGCACCAAAGCCTTCTCAGCAAACTTTTCAAAATTGGCCATAAAGCCCATATGTTACTCCCCCTATTAAATTATAATTCTGCACCCTTTAGATGTAGAATCTGTTTGACAGGCAGATGGATGTTTTTTCATGATGTACAGGAGGTCTTGCCTGACTTATTTTTCTATATTTTTATTCCTACAGCAGTTCAAGTGCTCTGTCTAAAACAGCTTTGCCATTCATCGTTCCATATGCTCTCATATCAATTACCTCTACCGGTACTCTGCCAGCAATAATGGACTCAACCTGTGGCTTTTGGTAACGAACCTGAGGCCCTAATAAAACAACATCGACTTGATCAGCAACACTTTGGCATTCTGATACTGGCAATGCAAAGATTTCAATGCTTATTCCTTTCTCCTCTGCCGCATCCTTCATCTTGTTAACTAACAAACTTGTAGACATTCCTGCTGCACAAACTAATAAAAGCTTTTTCATTATGAACCCCTCCTAATTTTTCTCCTATATATTCTTTGTTAACTCCTCCTTGTATTGTATTGTATACGCTTTCATTAATTTATCAATAACATTTCGTAACTTAGATTTTTGTTTCATTTTAAGGAAATTGTTTCAATTATGGCACATGTTGTTTTATAGTTATAATGTGGTTTGAAATAAATGCTAAAAAGAACAAATCCTAGCTTAGGAGGAGATCAACCTGTTTACAAGAGAGATGGTCCAAACATTTAATGAATTGGAAATGATTCTTTACAACTTCATCACGAAAAACAGCGATAAGGTCATTTATATGCGGATAAGAGAGCTGTCAGATCAAACCCATGTATCCACCTCAAGTATTTTACGTTTTTGCCGAAAGCTTAACTGTGATGGTTTTTCAGAATTTAAAGTGAAGCTCAAGCTGTTTTTGGACAGAAATGAGCAAGAGAATTTAAAATCTACAAAGTACTATCTATCTGAGTTTCTTGAACGGACGATGAAGGGAAATTTCGAATCACATATTCAAAAAATGGCAGAGCTTGTGCTGCGGACAGACAAAATCATTTTTGTAGGTACAGGGAGCTCAGGAATACTCGCTGAGTATGGCGCAAGGTATTTTTCTAGTCTTGGCAAATTTTCCTCTTATATTAAAGACCCTTTTTATCCGATAAACAGTAAAGAATTAAAAAACAGCACTTCCATCATTCTCTCTGTTTCTGGTGAGACAGATTTCACCCTTAATTTAGCTAACCAACTTAAAATGGAAGGCTCCAACATTGTAAGTATCACGAACAACAAAAACTGCCAGCTTGCAAAAATTTCAGACATAAACATTGCCTATTATGTGACAGAAGTGTTTTTGGGAGATTCTAATATCACCTCCCAAATGCCAGTAATGTACATATTAGAAGAAAGCGCTCACATAATTCAACAGCATTTAAAAAACCCTGCTACATAAATAAAGACAAAGCCATCACTTTTTGTGCAGGCTTTGTCTTTATTTTACTTTAATAGAAAGCATTCATGTTTACTCCGATTGCTTCTCTTTAATAAGTTTTTCCCTATCCGCTGTTGCTGGAGGCTGCTCAAGCCAGCTGTTTTTGATCATAATATTTGCCCCAGTCTTTGCATATTGAGCTATTTCGAAGGAAAGACGTTCATAATTGACGGCAATATCACTCCTTTGGCTCGCACCAGCAGCTGTTGCATAATTGCCGATTCCTGATGCGCTCAATAGGGCCATATGAAACATCATTAATTTATCTGAGAATGTTCTGATTGTTGATTGCGTTATTCCAATATCAGATGACATCGGACTCTGAATATTTCCATCAATTAAAGTGTCCGCAAAAATTTTTACATGTTTTTTCGAAATATCCTTACCCCTAACCATGTATTCCTGGACATCTATATTGTCAGAAGTTTGTCCAAAGGCAAGACTGATTTTATAGCCAATATTATTCGTTTGGATATTCATGAATAAATGAGATATCTCGATTGCATTTAATGGACGCTTTTTATGGAAGAAATTTAAACCGCTTAAGTAGCTGTTACTGTCAATATAATCTATATTTGAAGGCGGCAAAATGTAAGGTGACCGGACTAACAAGCCTTTCTTCCTTAACACATCATTGCTGTGTTGATAGAGCTTAACAGTTAATTGCAGGGATAAAATAAAGTGCTCAATGATATCTTCTCTATAGCTCATAGCAGTGAAACCACTATAGGCAAGCATCCCTGCTTTTGCCATATGATTTATATAAATTAAAGAGAAGGTATCTGTAAATAAAGCAGGGGCATCAAGATGAACATCTTTATCTGTAAAACCATATGGCTGTGCAAAATTCTCTTCATGAAAGATATGCTGAAGCTTATCCACTTCCTTGATGGAGATTGAATTCGCACTTTCCACAACCTCGGCTATCTCTTTATCTGTAATATACTGTTTCATATGGCTTAGCACACATTTACTCATCGTGTTATTCATATAAGAGGTCCATAACGAAGCTATCTCAGTCGAGGTAAGCTCTATCTTCTGTTCTGGCATGATTTTCCTCCCGCGCAAAGTTGATATACTTAATATTCTCCTTTTTCCTTTTTTTTATTATTAGTCTAGCTAATAAAATGGAGACTGTATTTGCGGAAGTTTTTAATTTAAGAAGTAGAGGTGTTTTTTTTGCGGTTCGCCCAAGCTAATGCCTTTTGCTCTAGAGCTGCTGTAACTTCATGCTTTCCCATTATATAAGCGTTTATATTATTGGGGTACTTTTGTGCTAATGCTGCTTTTAAATCACCGTATTGTTTAGCATCCTCCTTGTTTACACGCAAATAATCACGAAATGCAAGATGACGGAATATGTCCTTATTATCTTTCTCATAAATATGGAGATGATGTGTGCGTTCATCTCCGCCTTTTTGCAAATATCTTCGGCCGGAAATCCCATTCTCCCCCTTCGCTTCATAGCCCAATTCAGCCATTTCGTTATAGAACTTCTCAACATTATGTATATTTGTAACAACAGGCATTATATCAATAATGGGTTTTGCATTCATGCCATGTATGCTCGTGCTTCCAATATGATGTATTTCCAGTATTACCTCGCCGAAAATATTCTCAAGCTGCCGTTTTTCTTCTTCAAACAGAGAACTCCACTCTTCCTTATATGTGCACACCTCAACTTTTCGCATAAGCTCACCGCCTTTTATTAGTTTTCTAAATAACGGTATAACGTAGATTTGCTTATACCTGTGGCCTCTTTAATTTCATTTAAGCTATATCTTTTACTTTGATACATTTCAATGGCCTTTTTTACATTTTCATCTGCTTTACGGGGTCTTCCTGTCGATATCCCCTTTTTCTTCGCAAATTCCATTCCCTTTTTAGTTCGTTCACTAATGATTTCATTTTGAAATTCAACTAAATGTCCGACCATTTTCTTCAAGGAATATTCTTTTTGCTGCTCCATATCAATATCTTCATGCAATGTTTGCAAATAGGCTCCCTTTTGCTCGAGGATCTCCAGTAATTCAAAAAGATGCCTGCTAGAGTCTGCTAGTGTAAACAATCTGCATACGACAATTTTGTCTCCCTTATTTAACTGCTCTAGCAGCTGGTGAAGCACCGTTCTTTTTTTTGCTGAGGAGTGCCCTTCTTTTACTAACTTTGCGCATAAACCAGTAAGCTCCTGTTCCTGAAGCTTACAATCCGTATCCTCCTGGGCAGGCCGCATATAGCCAAATATCATCTTTATGCCTCCCTTGTTATTTCTACTATTAATTATTATAGATAGGAAAATGCCTTTTGTAAAAATCGTCCCAATATATATTCCCTTTTGGGAAAATTTCTGTTACAATTCTCCTTATTGAAACTTGCCAACTATAATGAGGTGAATAATTTTGATAGAAAAAATAAAACGTGAATGGTTTTTCAATGTCCGAGCCGATATTCTTTCAGGTATCGTCGTTGCATTGGCATTGATCCCAGAAGCAATTGCCTTCTCGATTATTGCAGGTGTTGACCCAATGGTTGGGTTATATGCTTCCTTCTGTATTGCCATAATCATTTCTTTTGCTGGCGGAAGACCTGCGATGATATCTGCGGCAACAGGGGCGATGGCATTGCTGATGGGGCCATTAGTAAGAGATTACGGGCTGGAATATTTGTTTGCAGCAACAATTCTTACAGGAGTTTTCCAGGTGGTTTTTGGCATTTTTAAAATTGCCAAGCTAATGAAGTTCATACCAAGAGCAGTTATGATTGGATTTGTAAATTCCCTTGCCATCTTAATATTTATGGCACAAATGCCCCATTTCCTCGGGATTTCCAATATGACGTATGTTTTCGTAGCAATCACTTTATTGATTGTTTATATTTTGCCTAGATATGTTAAAGTCGTCCCAGCACCTTTAATTGCTATTATATTGTTAACAATTGCATCTATTTTTGGGAATATGCAGCTTGAAACTGTGGGTGATTTAGGCAATATAACAAAAACCTTGCCATCATTTTTGATTCCAGATATTCCTTTCAACTTTGAAACACTTGCCATTATCTTTCCATATAGCATCGCCATGGCAGTTGTAGGGTTATTAGAGTCACTGCTCACAGCGAGTATTCTTGATGATGCAACAGACACAGACAGCAATAAGAACAGAGAAGCTAGAGGACAAGGGATTGCTAACATCATTACCGGCTTCTTCGGTGGTATGGCTGGCTGTGCTATGATTGGCCAATCTGGAATTAATGTAAGATCAGGGGGAAGGGGCAGACTTTCCACCTTTGTCGCAGGAGCTTTTTTAATGTTTTTAATCATTGTGTTAGGAGATCTTGTTGTACAAATACCAATGCCAGTGCTTGTTGGCATTATGATTATGGTTTGTATTGGCACATTTGATTGGTCTTCCTTCAAATACTTAGTAAAAGCTCCGCGAACAGACGCAATTGTCATGCTTGTTACAGTTGTTATTGTAGTTGCTACACATGACTTGTCAAAAGGAGTCATTGCAGGTGTTATTTTGAGTGCTGTCTTTTTTGCAGCGAAGATATCACATGTTAATGTCACGAAGAAATTTACGGAAAATGAGCATAAATTCTTTGTGCAGGGCCAACTGTTTTTTGCATCTGTTGACAGCTTTGTAGCCGCATTTAACAACGCATACCAGAACAAAAATATCGTTATTGATTTTTCTGAATCCCATATTTGGGATGACTCTGCTGTTGGAGCCATTGATAAAGTTGTTCTTAAGCTCCGTGAAAATGACAATACAGTCAATATCATTGGCTTAGATTCTGCCAGCAAAAATCTCGTTGATAAGCTGGCAATCTTCCAAAATCAAAACGCAAAACCATCTGGAAGCTAAAAATAATCAAACAAAAGATTCATGGATACATTACCATGAATCTTTTTTCTCTTTCAAGTGTTTCAGCCGCCAAAATAATTCCCAGGAAATCCTTTCACATCCATCTTGCATTTATAAAGCGCTCCTGCTAACGGGAATTTTTCCAGCTCCTCTGTACTCATACCTGTTCGTGCTGTTGTGATATACAGTTCCTGAGCATTTTCTCCGCCAAATGCACAGGAAGTGACATTTGGTGCTGGCACATTGATTGCCTCTAATTTCTTTCCGCTATTTGGATTCCACCTTGAGACCTGTCCGCCTCCCCAATGGGCAATCCACAGCATTCCTTCTTCATCTATCGTCATTCCATCAGGGAAGCCTTCTTCATCTGAAAAATCAATGATAGCACGCTTATTGTCAATATCACCAGAATCCAAATCAAAATCAAATTGATATACCTTTTGTACAGGTGTATCGATAAGATATAGGTACTTATTGTCTAAGGACCAGGCCAACCCATTAGAAGTGCTTAACTTATCGACCTTCTTCGTAATGGACCCGTCTTTCTCTAAACAATATAATGCTGCTTTCTCCTTCTCATCCTCTGTACTCATTGTTCCTGCCCAGAAACGACCTTGTGTGTCGCATTTTCCGTCATTAAACCTGTTAGCAGGCAAATGCTCCTCTGGATCAAATATAGCCTGCAATTCCCCGCTGTCCAGGTCTAAATAGTGAAAGCCATTTTCTAACGCAACAACTGCTTTATTCCCTTCAGGAGTTGGAATAATGGCACTGACTTTTTGTGAAAGTACTACTTCCTTATTTTCATTTTTGCCCGGATTATGGATACAAACTTTTCTGTTATCAATATCAACCCAATACAGCAGTTCCTTCTTATCATCCCAAAACGGTCCTTCTCCTAATTCTGCATTTGCATCAAACACAAGCTCTAATTTCCGAACCATACAATCTCCTCTTTCTGCAGTTTATTTTCTTTCCATATACCTCAATTCTTGCTCATAAAAACCGCTTCCATTTTTTTCTTTTCCCTTTTCAATCATGATAACCCAGCTAAGCCGCATACCTTAGAAAATAGAATATCGTTACCCGAGGTGATTACTTTGGAAACAGAACTGATTGTTATGGAACAAAAACGGAGAGTAGCTGAACTTGCGAGCCTCCAATTTAAAGACGGCTCCTTTCGCTTTCGTTTTCAAGGCAGTTTAATGACAGATGCCTTCTTTATCATTACATGCAGAGCGCTGGATATGAAAACAGAGGAAGAAAACATTAAGCTACTTGTTGACTCATTAAAAGCCTCACAACAGAAGGAAGGTTATTGGAAAGCATATCAAGATGAACCGAACGGTCATTTATCTGCAACAATCATCGCATATACAGCCCTTTTATATTCTGGTTATGTGAATCGTACTGATGAAAACATGAAAAAAGCAAAGTCCTTTATAGTAAAAAACGGAGGTATTTCTAAAGCACATTTTATGATTAGGTGGATGCTTTCAGTCAATGGGCTTTATCCATGGTCTAAAATGATTTATGTACCCATGACTTTTTTGCTGCTGCCGTCCTTTCAACCAGTAAATTTCTTTCAATTCAGCGCATATGCGCGTATTCATTTCATCCCAATGCTCCTTGCCTCTAATAAAAAATTCACCATCAAAGCCAAAAACAAACCAAACCTAAGTGACCTTCATATTAGAAACGACGAACCCTCCCCTGACATAGAGTATTTAGAAGATGAAAGATCTCCTTTCTCTTTTGTTTGGAAGGAAATGAAAAGGATTGGGAAATGGCCCAGCTACCTTCATCAGCTTGGCTATTACTATGCTGAGAAATATATATTAGACCGGCTCGAGGAGGATGGGACACTATACAGCTATGCAAGTGCAACCTTTTTTATGATTTATGGGCTCCTGTCACTCGGCTATCGTAAAGACTCACCTGTTATTCAAAAGGCTATGTCAGGACTCTCCGCCCTTATTGACAAAACAGGAACACATGCCCATTTAGAGAACTCAACAAGCACAGTATGGGACACAGCATTAATAAGCTATAGCCTTCAAGAGGCAGGCTGTTTGCCGAGCGATGATTTCATCTCCAAATCTGTTGACTATCTGTTAAAAAAGCAGCACACAAAATTAGGAGACTGGCATGTTCATAACAAAGGGACCTCTCCTGGAGGCTGGGGGTTTTCTGACATTAATACAAATAATCCAGATAATGATGACACCTCTGCTGCGTTAAGAGCCTTAACAAGATCAGCTGCCAATAATAAGGTCATTCACGAAGCCTGGCAGCGTGGGACTAACTTTCTTCTGTCCATGCAAAACAAAGATGGCGGTTGGGGAGCATTCGAAAAAAATACAGATTGGGAGCTTCTTCAGCATGTGCCAATTGAAAATGCCAAAGATGCTGCTGTCGATCCATCTACACCAGATTTGACAGGCAGAGTACTCGAATATTTAGGGAATTTTGCCGGTTTAACAGAAAATCACCCTCACTTAAAGGCCTCTGTTCAATGGCTCCTAGACAACCAAGAGAAGAACGGCTCTTGGTACGGGCGCTGGGGTGTTTGCTATATATATGGGACATGGGCAGCAATCACTGGCTTAAGGGCTGCTGGATTTTCCGAAAAACATGCGAGTATCCAAAAAGGTGTCAAGTGGTTGAAAGCCATTCAAAGACAGGACGGAGGCTGGGGTGAATCATGCCGAAGCAGTGAAAAGCGCATGTTTATCGCCCTTCCTTTTAGTACAGATTCGCAGACTGCTTGGGCAATTGATGCCCTGGTTGCCGCAGGTGAATCGAAAAGTGAGGCAGTTACAAGAGGACTAAAATTTCTTTTAACAGCAAACAAGGATACGCTGAGCAGCACCTATCCTACAGGAATTGGGCTGCCTGGACAATTCTATATTCATTACCATAGCTACAGCAAAATCTATCCCTTATTGGCAATTTCCCATTATTTACAGTCACTAAAAAACACTAATTCCGTATAGTATACTACTACAGCTATTATCTCTTGTATAAAGAGATGATAAGTGCTATTATATACAAAACATTCCAGAATTTATAAAAATCGATGAAGAGAACAAGTACGTCTTGGCATGAGTTTACAGCGAGCCGGGTATGGTGGAAGCCGGCAAATGAATCCAGACAGAAACATCATCTCTGAGATGCAAGGCTGAAATATGAGTAAGCCTTGCCGGGACTTCCACCGTTAACAAGGAACACGTATGATGGTACGTTGACTAAGAGCTGACTGCTTTTTGCAGCAGAATTTGGGTGGTAACGCGGGTATACAACACTCGTCCCTTTTTATAGGGACGAGTGTTTTTTATTTACTCAAGCTGTCATGTTCCGGTATTTTCTGGTAAGCATTCACCTTAAAGGAGGTTTTATCATGGAAAAAAGCCAACAGCAAACGCAAGCAGAAAAAGAGAAAAGGATACGCTTATTTTGGGAGCAAGAGCATATTTTTGAAAAATCAGTAACAGCAAGAAAGGATCAAGAATCCTTTGTTTTCTACGAGGGTCCACCTACTGCTAATGGTATGCCCCATGTAGGCCATGCACTTGGCAGAACAATAAAGGATATCATCGCTCGTTTCCAGACAATGGCAGGTAAGCAGGTCGTCCGCAAGGCTGGCTGGGACACACATGGTTTGCCAGTTGAGCTTGGTGTGGAGAAGGCTTTAGGCATCTCTGGTAAGCAAGCAATTGAGGACTATGGAGTAGAGGCATTTATTCAAAAATGCAAGGAGAGCGTCTTTTCCTATGAAAAGCAATGGCGGGATTTCACGAAGGAATTAGGTTATTGGGTGGACATGGAGAATCCTTATATGACAATGAGCAATGAATACATTGAGTCTGTTTGGCATATCCTCGGCACCATTCATGACAAAGGACTGCTATACAAAGGACATAAGGTTTCTCCCTACTGCCCTAGCTGCCAAACATCCTTAAGCTCCCATGAGGTTGCGCAAGGCTATAAAGATGTTAAAGACTTAAGCGCAACTGTAAAATTCAAACTAAAAGACAGAGATAACGAGTTTATCCTCGGCTGGACGACAACTCCTTGGACATTGCCAGCAAATGTTGCACTTGCGGTTAACGCAAAGCTTGAATATGTTCGGATACAGACAGGTACTGAAATCCATATAACAGCTAAAGCTCTTGCCCAAAAGGCTATGTCAGCTGACAGCGTTATTCTCGAAACAATAGAAGGTAGTGCATTACTCGGACTTCGCTATGAAGCACCATTCTCCTTCATCACTGTCGATAAGGGCCATTATGTCGTCAACGGAGACTTTGTTACAGCAGACAGCGGAACAGGCATTGTCCATATCGCACCTGCATACGGGGAAGACGATTATCGTCTTGTCCAAGAAAATGATCTTTCCTTTGTTCAGGTCGTTGATGGGAGCGGTAAATATACAAAAGCAGTCACTCCACTAGCAGGCAGATTTGTTAAAGACTGTGACGTGGATATCATCAAGCTGCTTCATGAAAAAGGCTTATTATTTCATAAAGAAAAATATGAACATTCCTACCCTCATTGCTGGCGGTGTGATTCGCCCCTTCTGTATTATGCACTTGAAAGCTGGTTCATCCAAACAACAGCTGTGAAGGACGCAATGATAGCAAATAACCAGCAGGTAAACTGGTATCCAGACCATATAAAGGATGGTCGCTTCGGGAATTTCCTAGAACAAATGGTAGATTGGAACATCAGCCGCAGCAGGTATTGGGGAACACCTTTGAATGTTTGGGAATGTCCTGCATGCAAGAAACAAACGGCTCCAAAAAGCATCGCTGATTTAGCGAACCTAACAGACAGTAATTTGGATGAGCTTGAGCTTCATAAGCCATATGTTGATAATATAACTTTCCCTTGTCCTTCCTGTAGCACGCTAATGGTGCGCACACCTGAGGTAATCGACGTTTGGTTCGACAGTGGCTCCATGCCTTTTGCACAATATCATGCTCCATTTGAAAACAAGGAACTATGGAAAAGCCAGTATCCAGCAGACGTAGTTGTTGAGGGAATTGACCAAACACGCGGCTGGTTCTATTCCTTATTAGCTGTATCTACACTTTATAATGGAGAACTGCCATATAGAAATGTATTAGCAACAGGCCATGTACTTGATGAAAATGGCCAGAAAATGTCTAAAAGCAAAGGAAATGCACTTGATCCGGTTGAGCTCATCCATGAATACGGAGCTGACTCGCTAAGATGGGCATTGATCGAAGACAGCGCTCCATGGAACCAGAAAAGATTTTCAGTTAAAAATGTCCAAGAAGCAAAGTCTAAATTAGTCGATACATTAACAAGCCTTCATCATTTCTATAAGCTGTACGCTGACATTGATGGATTTAATCCAAAATCATCTATTGAAGCTGGTTCGTTAACATTAATGGACAAATGGGCTAATTCCCGTCTTGCTTCGACTGTATCACAAGTAAACAAGGAAATGGAAAACTTCCAGCTGACAAACGCAGCAAGGCATATCGGCAATCTGCTTGAGGATGTTAGCAACTGGTATATCCGCCGAAACAGAGAGCGGTTCTGGAGTGAAGGAATGACCGCAGACAAAACATGCGCTTACCATACCCTTTATAATCTGCTTGTGCAAATAACAAAGCTGCTTGCACCATTTACACCTTTTACAGCTGAAGATATCCATTATAAGCTGACAGGAAAAAGTGTCCATTTGGAAGATTTCCCAAAAACCGATGAATTGACCATTGATTTAGAGCTTGAGCAAAAAATGAGCGCAGTCAGAGAAATTGTGGAGCTTGGTAGAAGCATTCGTCATCAGACTCAAGTCAAAACAAAACAGCCTTTGGCCATGATGGCAATCGTTTCAAACGAACTAACTTCTGATGTACTGCGAAGCTTTAGTGAAATCATCAAGAGTGAGCTGAATGTGAAACAGATAGATTGGGCCGAATCGAGTAAGGGATATATTCAGCATAGCCTTAAGCTTAACTTTAAAAATGCAGGCAAGCGCCTTGGCAAGCTGGCAAATCCTGTTCATAACGCCCTCTCCACTCTGACACAGAAAGAGATTGAGCAATTTCTTCATAATGGGCAATTAACTTTAAATCTTGATGGGCAGCAAGTAGAGCTTCAAAAGGAAGATGTGC is part of the Niallia taxi genome and harbors:
- a CDS encoding Lrp/AsnC family transcriptional regulator, yielding METIVNKVIDGIDLNLLDLLQKNAQLSNAELAKLVNLSPPATHARIKRLEKEGFIDKQVAILNHNKLGFDLLCYISISTNIHQEEAIAELEDVLSKMEEILECHCLTGEYDYLLKVANKDTRGLESFIKKLNKLGISKINTSLALREIKSSTVLPIK
- a CDS encoding PTS sugar transporter subunit IIC, with the protein product MGFMANFEKFAEKALVPVASKLNSQRHIVAIRDAFILSFPITLAGSLIVLLNFAVLAPDGFIAKILFLHKLFPGLADLQSVFSPVLNGSTNILSMFIVFLVARNMAISLKSDELLSGLTALSTFFIIYPPYTAVEGTSFLTTQWVGAQGLFVAIIVGLLVGEFFSVLSKSKKLQINMPASVPPAVARSFKVLIPIIIITVAFAIGNAIINTFYPKGLHEFIYAVIQTPLKHLGTNIFSLVILAIVSNLLWVFGIHGPNTIAAIREAMFAEAGLENLNYVAEHGSAWGAPYPVTWAINDAFANYGGSGMTLGLLIAIFIVAKRKDYRDIGKLSIAPGLFNINEPVIFGLPVVLNPILILPFILVPAINIIIGYAAIVTGLIPPIAYSVPWTTPGPLIAFLGTGGNWLALVVGFVCLAVSTLIYIPFVMAANKAAADNNIGSGDSEKSA
- a CDS encoding PTS sugar transporter subunit IIB; its protein translation is MKKLLLVCAAGMSTSLLVNKMKDAAEEKGISIEIFALPVSECQSVADQVDVVLLGPQVRYQKPQVESIIAGRVPVEVIDMRAYGTMNGKAVLDRALELL
- a CDS encoding MurR/RpiR family transcriptional regulator: MFTREMVQTFNELEMILYNFITKNSDKVIYMRIRELSDQTHVSTSSILRFCRKLNCDGFSEFKVKLKLFLDRNEQENLKSTKYYLSEFLERTMKGNFESHIQKMAELVLRTDKIIFVGTGSSGILAEYGARYFSSLGKFSSYIKDPFYPINSKELKNSTSIILSVSGETDFTLNLANQLKMEGSNIVSITNNKNCQLAKISDINIAYYVTEVFLGDSNITSQMPVMYILEESAHIIQQHLKNPAT
- a CDS encoding DUF3231 family protein; translation: MPEQKIELTSTEIASLWTSYMNNTMSKCVLSHMKQYITDKEIAEVVESANSISIKEVDKLQHIFHEENFAQPYGFTDKDVHLDAPALFTDTFSLIYINHMAKAGMLAYSGFTAMSYREDIIEHFILSLQLTVKLYQHSNDVLRKKGLLVRSPYILPPSNIDYIDSNSYLSGLNFFHKKRPLNAIEISHLFMNIQTNNIGYKISLAFGQTSDNIDVQEYMVRGKDISKKHVKIFADTLIDGNIQSPMSSDIGITQSTIRTFSDKLMMFHMALLSASGIGNYATAAGASQRSDIAVNYERLSFEIAQYAKTGANIMIKNSWLEQPPATADREKLIKEKQSE
- a CDS encoding GrpB family protein, which encodes MRKVEVCTYKEEWSSLFEEEKRQLENIFGEVILEIHHIGSTSIHGMNAKPIIDIMPVVTNIHNVEKFYNEMAELGYEAKGENGISGRRYLQKGGDERTHHLHIYEKDNKDIFRHLAFRDYLRVNKEDAKQYGDLKAALAQKYPNNINAYIMGKHEVTAALEQKALAWANRKKNTSTS
- a CDS encoding recombinase family protein — translated: MIFGYMRPAQEDTDCKLQEQELTGLCAKLVKEGHSSAKKRTVLHQLLEQLNKGDKIVVCRLFTLADSSRHLFELLEILEQKGAYLQTLHEDIDMEQQKEYSLKKMVGHLVEFQNEIISERTKKGMEFAKKKGISTGRPRKADENVKKAIEMYQSKRYSLNEIKEATGISKSTLYRYLEN